Below is a window of Oreochromis aureus strain Israel breed Guangdong linkage group 4, ZZ_aureus, whole genome shotgun sequence DNA.
CACCAGGGAACCCAGGGAGCCCCTGTTATCGCGGACCAGCGCCCACCGGAACTCGACATCCTCGGAGCCCATTTCCACCTCTTCGCACTCTTCAGACCACCCGCTGCTGAGGAGGAAGAGCATGCAGTGGGCACGGCGGTTGAGCAGGAAGGGGGGTCGGAGTTCCAGCGGGTCCAAAGGGGGACCCGGCAGTGCGGCAGAGAGGATCAGCCAACAGAGACTGACTCTTTTCAGGCGCTCGGAGAGGCAGGAACTCAACGCGCTGGTGCGGACAAGGATGAAACATTTGGGCCTTTCTCCAAGTGGATTCAGTAAGTCTGCAGCAATTTGTGTAGGAATCTAACTGTTCCTGCTTTTGAGTGGTGAATGTAGCACACACAGACGGGAGACAAGTAGGTGTCGGGTCACCGTGTGCTactaaaacagctttaatgcatCTTGGCATCGATTCCCCAAGTCTATAACTATACTGAAAGGACCAGAGGCTGTATGTAAAAGGTGGACACAGCTTCTGTGACAAGCCTCAGTCTGAGAGATTTTTCCATCACTGTCTTCGTGGTGTGACAAGTGAGGGACACTGCACACCTGTAAGCTTTCATAGTGGAGCAACATGGCCACTGGATCTCCTTCACAAAGGGATCAAACATTCAgggtttttttaattcagtatTTTTGGATTATCTAAGTGTTTGCCTTACTTTAAACTGCACTCGGTGCTTCGTTTTTTTTTACGTGCACCTGTTCAACTGTTTGCTTACACAAATatccaatcagccaatcacatggcagcaagtCAGTGCTTTTAGAAATGTAGACATGGCCAAGGAAGTGctgaaattcaaaatgagcatcGGAGTGGGAAAGAAAGGCGATTGAAGGGAAGTGGAATGTTTGTTGGTGCCAGGCCGTGTTTTgagtttcagaaactgctgatctgatgGGATTTTCTTCCACAAACATCTCTTGGGTTTACAGAAAATCACCAGAAAAATAGATAATATCCAGTGAACAGCAGATCTCTGGCAGCTGTCCACACCAGGTCCCacacctgtcagctaagaacaggaaacacaggcCACGGACTATCCAAATTAATTTCTACTGCCACATTTTGATGGTTGAGTCAGAATTTGgtttaaacaacatgaaagcatggatctgTCCTGTCTTATACCAGGCGTCAGTCAGGTTGGGCCCCTAAGTACCAACTGAGAATCATTTAAACACGACAGCCTATCTGAGTATTATTGCTGACCACGTGTATCAGAAAAGTGCTGCTTCTAGCAGGATAACACTTAATGTTACAAAACTCAGGTTCATCTCAAactgacaatgagttcactgtaatCAAATAGCTTCcagagtcaccagatctcaatccaacagaggATGTTTGGGATGTCGTGGAACAGATTGTTGAACTTGGCGTACGTAATAAAGTGGCAGGTTACCTTATTTGACATTTATAATAAGTAGTTTctaatgtttttcttattttcttaattATTTACAAATAATTAGGTTAAACTAATATTTTCAAACCTTTTTACAAATAATGTGAAAATACTCCGATCGCATTTGCACATTTCAAATTGTTACAAAATTACTTCACCTAGACCGTCtgcatgaataaaaaaacacattaatacacTGTAATCATACcagcctttttattttttcaaatttcTGCTACTACTTAAGCAAAGTGTCTGTGTCGTTCACCCTAATGTTGTGATAGTGTTTGGACTTGTGTCCATTTTTATCCAAATTCCTGTCATGTGACTCAGTGTAACATAAAGCCTATTCTGCATGTCCGGATGTAGCACGGCCTGCTGTGTATCCTGTGCCTACTTCATTTCCTGCTTTACTAAcctcttttcttcctgtgtCAGACGGGATGACAGACCAAGGGAACAGACTGTCATACATCCTCATCAACCCTCCTCCAGACACCAGACTGGAGCTCCATGATGTCGTGTGAGTATACGCAGCACACTTTTAGTGCTATAAGTGAAACCAGCACTAAAAATTACAAATACTACTGTGGTCTATCTGTCCTGTGTCCCGTCTCCAGGTACCTGATCAGGCCAGACCCCCTCTCCTTGGTACCTAATCAAGGGAGCAGCAGGAAGTGCAGCACCGGGCTCTCAGAGAGCCACAGGTTCGATACGCAGGACAGCACCCATCTGTGAAggacagtaaataaataaataaagagagagagggagagagagatccAGAGAGACTAATGTACTGTCCAAACACTGCCAGAGAGTCAAACGACACAATCACAAAGAAGAAGCATAATTTATGAAGTGGTGAGATATGAGGGGATACAGCCAGATGGCACACAGCCCTCATATTTCCTCCACATTCAGTCTCGGCAAACCCAGAGGTGCCAGGCATGCATGGACCTTTTCTATAACAATaggaatgttttatttatgcacCTTCCTATTTTCAAAGCGGAGAGCTGCGGACACAGAAGTGCATTTAAAGAAAACCTTTACGTATTTATATCTGTGTACGTGCATGTTATGTACTGCATCATGTACTgtatgtatgtttgtaagtaTGTATGGCTGCACCATGTGAGTGAGTACGCGTGCGTATGCTTATGGATCGAAAGCAAGACACTGCCAATTTAAAATCCGGACAGCCAAAGGAAGCTGCTGCCAAATGAAAGTCAAGGGATGTGTTGTTGTGTCCTTTCCCGTGTTGTCACACTTTTGTCGTTCGACGTATTTCAAAAAGACACCAGAGTCTGCACCCCTCCCTCGTGAGGTTTTCTGGGAGGgggttgttttgggggttttgtttttgttaaccACTCGCTCACACACTCAGTTTACGCTCACCAGCAGCGGAGGAATCCAAAGAGCACCAGTCTCAATAATGGACAGCAAGCTTATATCGTCAGTGCAGGGCATTCGGTCACACTGTTGTCTGAGTTTCtcatagttttttaaatatacatatacGAGTCCTCTCTGAACAAATCTGACccacatttgttgtttttcttcccgAATCCTAAAAGTCCCGCTCCCTCTGCTTGTGTCAGTGTGAGCCGTCCTGCTGCCAGCTTGCTTTTACTGACGTGCATGTTAGAGAGGCAGGGGATGGACAAAATAAAAGGTACAGAGACTCCAGTGTCACGCCATCCAGTTTACGACGATCCCTGCAATAAATACGACCTTTGTGAAGCTTATAAACATCAATTTGAGAGATTGTCACTTTTGAAGCTAAATTATAAGCCTCACAATATTTGGTTTTTTGCTATATTTATTACGCGCTTCAATAAATATCCACATTAACAAGACATTTCTTTAGGTTTTAAACCTATTGTGCAATTTGGTTTCCGAAGAAGATTATTCCTCTCAAAACAAGTGACCAGGGCGCTGTTCTGATCACTCCCCACACCCGAGgttaatttttttcctcttttgaaGAGTAAATCATTTGTTACTGTGGACATTTATGCCGTTTCTTTATCAAAGATTTGCAAGCCTCTGTAAATCTTTTGCCAGACATTCAGAGTGTGCCGTTTCACACAGAAACGGTGCAATCACGTGCCGGGAATACAAATCCCTGCCAACACCACTGCTGTAGCTTCAGTGCCATTATAACAGGtggaaatatgtatatattaaaGGCATTCCATACAGCTTGTCGTtgctttgttgctgtttttttattcGTTTGTAATGCTGGACACGGAATCTAAGGGCTTAACACAGTTGATGAAAACTACTTGACATCAGTGCTTTCACATTATTTTCTTATCTAAATGAATCATTTAATTGTCTGACAGTCTTTTGTGTGGTTTACTGAGCTCACATTCAGAAGCTATTTTTGCTGTGCTACATCAACACTGTGCATGACTCACACTAAATGGCTCTAAATCATCTACTGTAATGTCACCGAGCTCACGGACAACTGCATAATACTGCTGCATGTGTTTTAGCACTTGGTCTGTGCGCCCATATGGCTTACATAAGTCTACCACGGCCCCTCGTGTCTGTGCTGTTAGTTAAGTTAATGTGGACAGTGTGTTTTTAACCAACGGTCATCTCACTGGGTGAGTTCCTCTCTTCTCATAACCACGAAGCCCTTTGTTTTCATTGCTTTGCACATGTTGTTCTTGTTGGGCTTTGGAAAAAAGACTAACACGAATCAcactcctcctcatcctcctcctcatccagcATGTTTTACACGTTATCACCATCATCATGTCTGGGTTCTTTTATTTGCCATTATATGTGTCTTTTCTTGCTCTTAAGCTTATTTTATCTTGGAAAAGCCTCAAAATAGAGCCCCTGTGCACATGCTTTACGTGTCATATCGAATGGATAATATGCAGGCAAAGCGACTGAACAAACATGGGTGTGGCCAGGCTAAAGACTAAACAGTCAGCTGAGGCTGAATGAGAAAGCTCAAACTGTGCAAACTGAGGCAGAGGAAATGGAGCTTCAGCCAGGCAGCATGCTTAACACTGGAGACAACAGAGGACCCCCACCCGGTGAGAAAACTGTTGCAGGAAGTCAGATGAATCCACAGCTGAGGTAACAGCCCTAAACCTTTGTGCCACTTTATAGGAAACTGCTCCCTAACTGTAatagaaaatgtgtttaaaatgatgTCACAGGAGATGgacaagaagacaaaaaaaatagtatAACTGATGGATTGCATCTTTTGATTGTTTAAATTTCTTTCTATGTATTTACAGACACAGGAAACGGTGACAAAAGAAGCATCCTGTTGTCCATATAAGCGAGAACGCTACAGCATCTTTGGTCAGAAGTTTGCATACATTCATTTTTGGCATGAATATCATGCCaaaaatgatattaaaaaattaaaacattaaaaaatttttggttttttaatggtttctttgaactgttctttttccagaagcctccaaaaccagttttgatgtgAATAGGATCAATGTTCTTCTGGGACACCCAAATGTGTTTACGTTTCAACAATCTAGCTGTTGGTTTGAGGTGACATGAAGAATTTTGAGGTTGTCCTCCTCTTTCATTATTCCATCCACCTTGAATGTACCAGTGCCACCGGCAGCAAATGGCCCTCCATGGATCAGACTTGTTTACACAGtacatcccacagatgctcacttggatttagatctggggAATTTAGACGCCAAGTCAACTTCTCAAAGTCATTATTGTGCTCCTTTTTATGATCCAGTTGTGCCCATTGTTGGGACAGGGGTCAGCATGGGCTACATAGACACTGGTCTGTGGCTATGTAGCCCTATACACGACAAACTACGATACACTATGTATTCTGACATCATCAGAACCAGCTTTAACTTTTACAGAAATTTGCTACGTTAGCTTGTCTCTAGAATTAGACCAAATGGGTCAGCCTTCACTCTTCGTGTGCATCAGTGAACTCTGGCTCCCCGTGATGCTGGTTCACCATTGTTCCTTCCTTGGACCACTTTTGATAGATACTGACCTCTGCGGACTGGGAACACCCCGCAAGAGCTTCAGGTTTGAAGATGCTCTGACAAACGGCTCATTTTCCCTGCTTCTGATACATCAATGTTGAGGACTAATTTCACTTGCCCCCCAATAAATCCCGCCATGATGCACAAATACTGAGTGTTATTTACGCTACCTTttagtggtcataatgttatgcctgatcaTCGGATGTTCTTCTGTTATACTCTGCACATACCAGGGAACAAACGGGCCCCGCCTCCACCACTAGCCCACTGTTCTGATATTTATCTGACTGTTCACTATTGACCGCCCCTGATGctccactttctttctttctctgtcagaCGCCACTGACCTTTGTTGCATAAAACAGTACACCCAGCAGGAGGTCTCCCTGGTGAATACAGTAGGTCTCAACCTGCTGATTAACAAAGCAGGGGTTCTGGCCAAAGGCCCCCTGCAGGGTGGCAGGCCAGAGAACATGCAGACTAAAGTCCACAATAATGTTGAGCATTAAAGTAAGGACTGAGGAGGATAAAATACTATATCTAAAGCGGTCTTGTATTTGTTAAATTAGAAAAAGCAGACTTTGACTCTTGCTCCTTCTGGTCCTCATCATTAGGTTGCACTTCCCCTTTAGAAGAAGATCTAAAATCGCATGCATCATCATCCCTAccatttctttttgcagcataaaGGTAAGTGATCTGCCACCCAAAAGCTTGATCTTACTCACATGTAACCTGTGCACTGACATTTTTGTACCACTCTTCTCCTCTCCGGCAGGAGATGACAAAAGagccttttcagtgttgcaacCTGGCTGGCTTCAACAGTTCCATGTGTGGAGAAGAGGAGATCAAATTTCCAGTTACATCTTGTATAAAGGATACAGTGAAACAATATAGAGGGACAAGTCTGGTCTCAGAATATGATTACTTTATTAATTAAGGACAATTACCAAGCAATTATGACGAATGATTCAGCATTTATACAAACAATGGTTCCATGTTTGCGTCATCATTGCATGGAAAATAAGTTGTTGCAGGAGTCACTGTACAATACTTAAAGACTGCACACATAGTCAGGACAGGTCTTGTGAAAGTTTCCTCTTTCCTCCCAATATAACCTATTACACATGCTTTTTACTCatgcaattaaaaaaagtatttttacatttagccgctattctgtatttttcaaagaTAGACTAAAACTGTATAATTTCTTATAAAACAAGTTCAGAACGGTCATGTATGAGAAAGTCCAGAAAGTGTGTGTTCTAATGATTATACCGGCAGTGAGTGACAGATCTGTGTCACATTTGAACCGGATGGGGAAAAAAGCAGAACTCGAATCATCTGTGACACTCGCATGAGGTCGTTGGTGTTTTTCTGAACTAGAAGTGAAAATAATTGTGTTCCAGTGTGAGACGTTTATTAACTGTGTTTGCAACCACCAGGGGGAGATTGATGTTCAGGACAGTATGCAGGGGATGCTTAGTGTGACAGCCTGCCGGGCTGAGAAGTATAATGGAGCCTTGCTGTATAATTATTGCAACTGCGTCCCCTTGTTCACTCTAAAGAGCCTCTTTTGGCTTCGTAACCTGCAGTCAATCACTAAATGAACCCAAGTGAAATAAACCAATTATTGCTGTTATCACTCAGCTTGTGTCGTGCTCATTTTACCAACAATCATGCACTGATAGGATTTgattaatcatttgattcacaCTTGGTTCATATAATGAATTTCAATTCCACTGATGTCCTTTCTAAGGTCCTCACTAATCACCAGGTTGTGCTGTTCCACACAGCCACCTTGGCGGGGCAGATTTTAAGAGGTTTGGGGTTGTTTCCGTTGATGTTAGCACCAGGGCAGAAGAAGGGGTACATCTTCTGAGTGAAGAAGTCATTGAAAGTGTAGATGGGTGTCATATTGACAGGGTTGGAGAAGATGACCTCTCCAGAGTCGTAGTCCAGCTGCACTCTAACTCGAGTTAGCTCCCCCTCCAGATGCAGCGGGGTGCTGGGCCTCGTCATGGCTGAGTACTCCCCCTCAAAGTATGAGATCATCCAAAAGCCACCCTCGGGACAGCCCGACATGTGTCCCTTCCTGTCGATTGACTCTTTGACCACCCCGAGCATCCACTCCACTTTGTCGCCCACCTCTACCTCCCAGGCGTGACGGCCTGACGTAAAACCCTCTGAGCCCAGAACGAACACAAAATGACCGAACCGTTCAGGATTGTCCGGGAGTTGCTGCAGGGATCCGCTGTTGGCCACACTGGTCAGATCCGAGGTGAGGGACAGCCAGGAGTAGGCAGTGTTAGGATCCAAGGTGATGGGTGCTAAAAGATTACATATAGTTGGTgattaagaagaagaaagaaattcGAGATACATTGAATAGTTTAAATGCGAAgatctctaaaaaaaaaaaaaaaatcttccttcTTGATGTATACAAGAATATGTCACAGAGAGTCATGTGAGTTCTTACTGTACTGAACAAGATGCACCATTTTCTCCCACACGTGATACTTGAGGGAACTGACATGCTTGGCCACATTTATAAGAGCACCTGAGACTTTTTCTGGATTCTTGGGTGGGATCTGTGCTCTGTGAGAGGtagaagaaagacagaaagaaagtagTGCTGAATCACGAGTGTTGAAGCTGGCATGACGCTGCCAAATACGTTTTTAAACATCCTaccttttctttgtgtttgtataattctgaaatAAGGAAAGAAAGAGTTATAAGCAGTGTGTTTCGTGGGGTGGATGTGATGCAGAAAACCGTTAAAATCCGCTCACCTGAAGGAAATTAACATCATTGGATGCAATCTCGTTCTCAATGGCAATGACAGCGTGAGAGAAGGTGAGGATATCTCTGGCGATGCTGTCAGACTTCTTCTTCACTAGCTCTTTCTTCTCCTTATCCTCTTTCTGCAGAGTGGCCAGCCGTTCTTCCTCCTCCCTCCGGAGGAACTCCCGCAGCTCCTCAAACTCCTCTTTTATCTGCTTTTCTGTGGCCTGAGTCTGGCTCTACACATGGGAATATGGATCAGTGTAAAAAATCATTTCTAGTCtacttttccttctttattCATTCTTCCTCAAAAGGGACTTAAGGTGCAACCCACCAGCTTATACCAAAACATAATGTCCCAGAAGTGTTATATTGGATTTATGTTAGGCAAGAGTGAGGGTCAGTCAGTGGTATCAGTTCCTTCATGGTGCTACTCCCTAGCCTCTAGAGGTCTGTGTACTCATGGATATGTCTCCCCAAACCATCACTGACCTACCACCAAACCTGTCATGCTGAACGATGTTACAGGCAGCATAACATTCTTCACAgcttctccagaccctttcaaatctgtcacatgtgctcactgtgaacctgctctcatctgtgaaaacTACAGGGCGAAAGTGGTGGAACTGTCAATTCCACTATTCAATTGGAAATACAGTTGTGTTGTGCTGCTCAGTGAGCACAGGGCCTATTAGAGAGCAATGGGCCTCAGGTCACCCTCATGAagatttttttccttattttttcatCATGACATTCACACCcgtggcctgctggaggttaTTTCGTAGGactctggcagtgctcatcctgttcctctttGCTCAAACGAGCAAATAGCGGTCCTGCTGACAGGTTAAGGACTTTCTACAGCCCTATCCACCTCTTGAAGAATAACGGCCTctctcctggaatctcctccacGCTACTGAGACTGCACCGGGAGAGACAGCAAACCTGAAAATGGCACATGTTGATGTACCATCCTGGAGGATCTGGACTACCTGTGCAATCTGTACAATCCGGGTATTGCCTCAAGCTACAAGAAGTGACACTGACCCTAGACAAATGCAAAACTATTGAAAACCAGAAAAGAAtggaaaaaatgtcagtgacctccacctgtaaaaccattATTGTTTGGAGGGTTGCCTCACTGTTGCCCATCTAGTGTACCTGTTGTTAATCTAATTAACACCAAGGCAACTGAAACTGACCATCAACCCtctctgctacttaactgaccTGATCAGTATCCTGGAAGTTTAACTGATTTGATGTTAGACATTAACTTTTTTGAGAAGTATATTTCACCTGCTCTGAGACATTAGCTGACATATTTACACACTTAACATTGCACTGCTCAACTTCAGTCACTGTTACGTCAGCGTCCATGCAGGTCCTCTAGTGTTTCGTGGTATCTGAGTGTTTATTGATACCTTGATGTGCACAGTTGTGTCGTCACACTCCTGCTTGGCTTCATAGAGGCAACGCAGGTTTTTCTTCAGAGGAGTCAGCTCATTTTTCAGCTCTGCCTGAAGGGCGAGGATAAAGAGTCATATTTATCTTATTGTACCTTGAACAATGTTAACAGTTTCCTTAGTTTGCAAAAGTATCACCTTCTTCAATTTGAAAGCAGTAAAGTGACTTTTTCAAAGGAGGACTAAAAGGTCAAAGGTAGTTTGCTTAAATGGCACATAAAACAAATGGCAAATTGttcaattgtatttatgtaACTCCAATTAAGAATAGCAGGTGCTTGTTTCATAAGGTGAAAATCACACACTATACGAGAGAGAGCTCCAATTATTATGTGAACctctataagcaagcacttggtgatagcaggaaggaagaactcccttttaactccTTCCAGCATACCAAGGATCTGTGCGGGGTAGACATCTGCTAAAGCTGGATGTGGGTAACAGGAAAGGGAACAAAACTGCAATACCTTAAGATCCTGAGCACCTTCTTCTATGGGACACACTCGATGTCCAAGGTGCTTCTTGGAGGTttgacacacacagcacaggacTTCAAAGTCATCCAGACAGAAGAGTTTGAGAACTTCCTCATGTGTACtgcatttaaaatccactgccACTGCTTTTTTCCCTGTACCACCGGCCCCAGT
It encodes the following:
- the trim35-12 gene encoding tripartite motif-containing protein 35, producing MALRPRASSQPLKLTFFQSSKLNSSLRPRAVSSQSGSMLEDELSCPICCEIFKEPVVLKCSHSFCRACLQQFWNKKKARRECPVCRRKCSLTEPTVSLALKNVADTFLKEHGRRGATAGTGAGGTGKKAVAVDFKCSTHEEVLKLFCLDDFEVLCCVCQTSKKHLGHRVCPIEEGAQDLKAELKNELTPLKKNLRCLYEAKQECDDTTVHIKSQTQATEKQIKEEFEELREFLRREEEERLATLQKEDKEKKELVKKKSDSIARDILTFSHAVIAIENEIASNDVNFLQNYTNTKKRAQIPPKNPEKVSGALINVAKHVSSLKYHVWEKMVHLVQYTPITLDPNTAYSWLSLTSDLTSVANSGSLQQLPDNPERFGHFVFVLGSEGFTSGRHAWEVEVGDKVEWMLGVVKESIDRKGHMSGCPEGGFWMISYFEGEYSAMTRPSTPLHLEGELTRVRVQLDYDSGEVIFSNPVNMTPIYTFNDFFTQKMYPFFCPGANINGNNPKPLKICPAKVAVWNSTTW